Proteins from a single region of Trichomycterus rosablanca isolate fTriRos1 chromosome 16, fTriRos1.hap1, whole genome shotgun sequence:
- the nudt2 gene encoding bis(5'-nucleosyl)-tetraphosphatase [asymmetrical] isoform X1 gives MSIMTLRACGFIIFRRLAQLSYPDNVEYLLLQTSYGEHHWTPPKGHVDPGEDDLTTAWRETEEEAGLGQEHLRVVDGFLQRLHYEVRGKEKEVLYWLAELQDPSTSVRLSDEHQDYKWAKVEEACRLAKYQDLQDTLKNVHQFLETGEKKL, from the exons ATCATGACACTGCGTGCATGTGGATTTATAATATTCCGGCGTCTGGCACAGCTTTCTTACCCAGACAACGTCGAGTACCTTCTTTTGCAAACCTCCTATGGAGAACACCACTGGACCCCACCAAAAG GTCACGTCGATCCTGGAGAAGATGACCTTACCACAGCGTGGAGGGAGACCGAGGAGGAAGCAGGATTAGGTCAGGAGCACCTGCGTGTTGTCGATGGTTTTCTGCAGAGACTGCATTATGAAGTGCGGGGAAAGGAAAAGGAGGTTCTGTATTGGCTAGCTGAGCTGCAGGATCCCAGCACGAGTGTCAGACTGTCGGATGAGCACCAAGACTACAAATGGGCAAAGGTAGAGGAGGCGTGCAGGCTTGCCAAGTACCAGGATTTACAGGACACGCTGAAAAACGTACATCAATTTCTGGAGACAGGAGAAAAGAAACTGTGA
- the nudt2 gene encoding bis(5'-nucleosyl)-tetraphosphatase [asymmetrical] isoform X2, with product MTLRACGFIIFRRLAQLSYPDNVEYLLLQTSYGEHHWTPPKGHVDPGEDDLTTAWRETEEEAGLGQEHLRVVDGFLQRLHYEVRGKEKEVLYWLAELQDPSTSVRLSDEHQDYKWAKVEEACRLAKYQDLQDTLKNVHQFLETGEKKL from the exons ATGACACTGCGTGCATGTGGATTTATAATATTCCGGCGTCTGGCACAGCTTTCTTACCCAGACAACGTCGAGTACCTTCTTTTGCAAACCTCCTATGGAGAACACCACTGGACCCCACCAAAAG GTCACGTCGATCCTGGAGAAGATGACCTTACCACAGCGTGGAGGGAGACCGAGGAGGAAGCAGGATTAGGTCAGGAGCACCTGCGTGTTGTCGATGGTTTTCTGCAGAGACTGCATTATGAAGTGCGGGGAAAGGAAAAGGAGGTTCTGTATTGGCTAGCTGAGCTGCAGGATCCCAGCACGAGTGTCAGACTGTCGGATGAGCACCAAGACTACAAATGGGCAAAGGTAGAGGAGGCGTGCAGGCTTGCCAAGTACCAGGATTTACAGGACACGCTGAAAAACGTACATCAATTTCTGGAGACAGGAGAAAAGAAACTGTGA
- the ube2r2 gene encoding ubiquitin-conjugating enzyme E2 R2, whose product MAHQQMPSSQKALMLELKSLQEEPVEGFRITLVEESDLYNWEVAIFGPPNTLYEGGYFKAHIKFPIDYPYSPPTFRFLTKMWHPNIYENGDVCISILHPPVDDPQSGELPSERWNPTQNVRTILLSVISLLNEPNTFSPANVDASVMFRKWRDSKGKDKEYAEIIRKQVLSTKADAERDGVKVPTTLAEYCIQTKVPSHDSSSDLLYDDLYDDDIEEEEDDDDDVEAGGLGGEMSADCFGDEDDSGNEES is encoded by the exons ATGGCTCATCAGCAGATGCCCAGCTCCCAAAAGGCCCTAATGCTGGAACTCAAGTCATTACAGGAGGAGCCAGTGGAGGGTTTTCGCATTACGTTGGTGGAGGAGTCAGACTTGTACAACTGGGAGGTTGCCATATTCGGGCCCCCAAACACACTGTACGAAGGTGGCTACTTTAAG GCCCATATAAAGTTTCCTATTGACTACCCATACTCACCTCCAACCTTCCGTTTCCTGACCAAGATGTGGCACCCGAACATTTACGAG AATGGTGACGTGTGCATTTCCATCCTGCATCCTCCTGTGGATGACCCTCAGAGTGGAGAGTTACCCTCAGAGAGGTGGAACCCTACTCAGAATGTCAG AACTATTCTGTTGAGCGTGATTTCACTGCTGAATGAGCCAAACACATTTTCACCGGCCAACGTGGACGCGTCGGTCATGTTTCGCAAATGGAGAGACAGCAAAGGGAAGGACAAGGAGTATGCTGAGATTATCCG AAAGCAGGTGCTGTCCACGAAGGCAGACGCAGAGCGGGACGGCGTGAAGGTGCCCACCACGCTGGCCGAGTACTGCATCCAGACCAAAGTGCCTTCCCACGACAGCAGCTCCGACCTGCTCTACGACGACCTGTACGACGACGACATCGAGGAAGAGGAGGACGACGACGACGACGTGGAGGCTGGCgggctgggtggggaaatgagcGCAGACTGCTTCGGTGACGAGGACGACTCCGGAAACGAGGAGTCTTGA